A genomic region of Oryza glaberrima chromosome 1, OglaRS2, whole genome shotgun sequence contains the following coding sequences:
- the LOC127778678 gene encoding uncharacterized protein LOC127778678 encodes MAAAELSIKLVIDTKAHKVCFAEAGSDFVEFLSSLLCLPVSNIINLLTKEHMVGSIANVFDNVEKLDADHVISNESKEPYLKPMVAPGALCPLQQLIDAQLNTDTSFFTCEGKLNHYHGIRVACGYFTVMKGSICPKCGYAMEKAMAHVKATGFVVGTARYTVKDDLSIVPASSVSTISLLAQCGVKDLSTLQERTVKIGKEEALEILLASLRIKTVLTDVFLLKKKVSCKREAAT; translated from the exons ATGGCTGCCGCTGAATTGTCGATCAAGCTCGTGATTGATACCAAAGCTCACAAAGTCTGCTTTGCCGAAGCTGGCAGTGACTTCGTCGAGTTCCTCTCCAGCCTCCTTTGTCTCCCTGTAAGCAATATCATCAACCTGCTTACCAAGGAACATATGGTTGGAAGCATTGCAAATGTGTTTGACAACGTGGAGAAGCTGGACGCCGATCATGTAATCTCAAACGAAAGCAAGGAGCCTTACCTTAAGCCAATGGTTGCCCCTGGAGCGCTCTGTCCTTTGCAGCAGCTGATAGATGCACAGCTAAACACCGATACCAGCTTCTTCACATGTGAAGGGAAATTGAACCATTACCACGGCATTCGTGTTGCTTGTGGATATTTTACGGTTATGAAAGGCAGCATTTGCCCTAAGTGCGGCTACGCAATGGAGAAGGCAATGGCACATGTCAAAGCCACTGGGTTTGTGGTTGGGACAGCCAGGTACACTGTCAAGGATGATCTCTCAATTGTTCCAGCATCCAGCGTGTCAACCATCAGCTTGCTTGCACAATGCGGTGTCAAGGACTTGAGCACGCTGCAGGAAAGGACCGTGAAGATTGGCAAGGAAGAG GCACTGGAGATACTCCTTGCATCCCTGAGGATTAAGACCGTGCTGACTGATGTATTTCTcctgaagaaaaaagttagttGCAAGAGGGAGGCTGCTACTTAG
- the LOC127778668 gene encoding uncharacterized protein LOC127778668, with protein MAMKTLSIKLLIDTKAQKVCFAEAGNDVVEFLASLLCLPMSTIINLLTKERMVGSMGNVLDSMEKLEDKHVTTNQSKQRYLSPTAAPNALCPLQQLLDTELNANTSFFTCEGKLNSTSYNATRFACGYFSVVKGSICPLCYTPMHKAIPHVNTSRVMAGTGTYTIKDDLSMTPASSVSSISLLAQCGVKDLTTLQERTMKIGKEEALEILLASLKSKTVLTDVFLPKKKESCKREVSA; from the exons ATGGCTATGAAGACATTATCGATCAAACTCTTGATTGATACCAAGGCTCAGAAAGTCTGCTTTGCCGAGGCCGGTAATGATGTCGTAGAGTTCCTCGCCAGTCTCCTTTGCCTACCAATGAGCACCATCATCAACTTGCTGACCAAGGAGCGTATGGTTGGCAGTATGGGGAACGTGCTTGACAGTATGGAGAAGCTGGAAGACAAGCATGTAACCACAAACCAGAGTAAGCAACGCTACCTGAGCCCGACGGCTGCCCCCAACGCACTCTGCCCATTGCAGCAGCTGCTGGATACAGAGTTAAATGCCAATACCAGCTTCTTCACATGTGAAGGGAAATTGAACAGCACCAGCTACAATGCCACTCGTTTTGCTTGTGGATATTTTTCGGTTGTGAAAGGCAGCATATGCCCTCTTTGCTACACTCCAATGCACAAGGCAATACCACATGTCAACACCTCAAGGGTTATGGCTGGGACAGGCACATACACTATCAAGGATGATCTCTCAATGACTCCAGCGTCCAGTGTCTCAAGCATCAGCCTTCTTGCACAGTGTGGTGTCAAGGACTTGACCACGCTGCAGGAAAGGACCATGAAGATTGGCAAGGAAGAG GCGCTGGAGATACTCCTTGCTTCCCTGAAGTCTAAGACCGTGCTGACTGATGTTTTTCTcccaaagaagaaagaaagttGCAAGAGGGAGGTATCTGCTTAG
- the LOC127778657 gene encoding uncharacterized protein LOC127778657: MAAIRLSMKLLIDTKAQKVCFAEAGSDVIEFLSCLLCLPMSTIINMLTKERMVGSMGNVLDSVEKLDSKYVISSQSKERFLSPTVAPTVLCPLQQLLLDAKLNVNASFFTCEGKSTVVSYSTTKVPCGYFSVSKGAVCPVCSTQMHRAIPHVKTVGFVVGTATYTVRDDLSMTPASSVSSVSLLAQCGVKDLSALQERTVKIGKEEALEILLASLKSKTVLTDVFLPKRKVSCKREASGLL; this comes from the exons ATGGCAGCCATCAGATTATCGATGAAGCTCTTGATTGATACCAAGGCTCAGAAAGTCTGCTTTGCCGAGGCTGGTAGTGATGTCATTGAGTTTCTCTCCTGCCTCCTTTGCCTCCCAATGAGCACCATCATCAACATGCTTACCAAGGAGCGTATGGTTGGTAGCATGGGCAATGTGCTTGACAGCGTGGAGAAGCTGGATTCCAAGTATGTAATCTCAAGCCAAAGCAAGGAACGCTTCCTCAGCCCGACGGTTGCCCCCACCGTGCTCTGTCCattgcagcagctgctgctggatGCAAAGTTAAATGTCAATGCCAGCTTCTTCACATGTGAAGGGAAATCGACCGTCGTAAGCTACAGTACCACTAAAGTTCCTTGTGGATATTTTTCTGTTAGCAAAGGCGCTGTATGCCCTGTCTGCTCCACTCAAATGCACAGGGCAATTCCACATGTCAAAACCGTTGGATTTGTGGTTGGGACAGCCACATACACTGTCAGGGATGATCTCTCAATGACTCCAGCGTCCAGTGTGTCAAGCGTCAGCTTACTTGCACAGTGTGGTGTCAAGGACTTGAGCGCGCTGCAGGAACGGACCGTGAAGATTGGCAAGGAAGAG GCACTGGAGATACTCCTTGCTTCCCTGAAGTCTAAGACTGTGCTGACTGATGTGTTTCTCCCGAAGAGAAAAGTTAGTTGCAAGAGGGAAGCCTCTGGTTTGTTATAA